From Daucus carota subsp. sativus chromosome 6, DH1 v3.0, whole genome shotgun sequence:
caaaagttagcattcctaactttttttaagtgcttcttgacttcttacacaaacggtacgaaataagtgcttctaacttataagtcgagaAGTCTAGCTTATAAGGGaggccaaacacccactatacaAATCGtaaatttcttcttttcttctctgTCTCTCCTCAATAATACGTAGATATTTTTCTAATTGACCGTAAGTGATTTAGTTTTAATAGAAATATATAAGAGAATTTCTAAACTAAATTCGTTTTCAAAATCAgatttcataattaattttcTTCTCTGTTCCTGGACTGTTGAGCTGACTTTTTTTGTACTCAGACCCGTCTAAAATgattaaaaagaattatttccATGTAGGCCAATGAGTCACCCAAATCCGGTTTTTAGAACTTAAATTATGATCGATGTTGGTTGTACGGTAGTCACTAAATCTGAATCCTCCATTCCAATTCAGAAATTTTTACTCCCTgcaataaagtattaaaatctAACTAATAAATCTTGATTAAGTACAAAATATAACTAACATGATAAATACTATCATCTAAAATACATACTCACTTGTCAATTCCAGTTTCTTTATATTGACACTTTCGGCTTAAATAGCCAATCTTTCGTCGTTTGACCAACAATTATGAGCCTCCGCTTCTTTATTCCGGAATTATTATGACTCATATGCAACGATTTGCATAATTATATTCCTCAGTTAAGTAGGGTGGTCCAAACATTACTCGGTCAACAATTGGTTGCAGAAAAGCCCGAGACCACCGTTCTGGTTTCTGGGGCAGGTAGCGGGAGTAAGACGAAGCAGTTCATTGACGAGTGTTCCACGGGAAAGCCCTCATAAGTTTCGTTGAGAGTACTAAGTTGAATGTGTAAATTTCAACCTGGTCTGCAACTTGACCAAACTTTGTTCATCATGGTATCGTTTAATTAGCATTACCTGTTTTTATAATTCTGCTTttactactactccctccgtccgctgggacacggagaccaagaaattgggtaagaaatgagtaaaattggatgaaaagtgggtatagtggtgggacccatctatactatactataaaaagccaacatgggtataatttgtagtcgtacaaaattttggtttggtactctcctctaaaactaaaagtctacaacatgtagatatctattaaacagtttcatatactaaaaacacttcttatgaatattaatatcaataaactgtcacatattaatatcagaaaaatatttatagatagataataaattgtgaaagctaaatttccgttagaagatataatcagttggttaatataatttaactaaaattcaattcattaatactaaaatacaaataaaatggtattaagatttaaattataattaataaattacgaattatatacccgcccgtgctttgcacgggttaaaggctagtttatatttaataataaatttgagatagtggagaaaagtagtgggtgtaatagtgtttatattattatagaatgaagatagtggaagaaagtttttggtgtaatgatgttttatactccctccgtctctaaatacttttcctgtttgtacttttcacgtttgccaacacatacttttaatcgttaatatctttcatttcgtagtagcattaaatataaaaaattcactgtattaaagtactcgtgaatacgaatctaacaagatcactcatgactatatttagttttatagattagatgtaaattaataatttgtctcatgttatgaacagtaccgacatcacaaacaggaaaagaaaaaagaaacggagggagtattataaaagtttactacttttagaatgtatacaattgatgggacatcccaaaaaagaaactgtatacaattcattgggacggagggagtaaaattcTCAGCAAATATACGGACAAAGATCCTGTTCCTTATCAACCGGTCAGGGGATGGGTTATCTAACACATTGTACGGGGTTGTTAgatctatattttaattaagagtTCAGATtcaatcttcttttttttaagtatccgcaATCAATATCCGCGGAATAGGGGTTTTTTTTCGCGGATCGAGAGTTCGCCCTTCCGCAGATAATATCCGCGGATACATTAAAAGAAGATTAAATCTGAACTCTTAAAATATAGATTTAACGGCGCCCATACAGTGTTAGATAATCCCTTCCCGACAACCTGTCGGTAAAAAACAAAACCTTATGGACAATGAGTCAATGACAAATAATGGGAATGGACTCTGACTTTTTTAGTATGTAATCGCAGTTgcgaaatttgattaaatttgtgTAACCACCTAAGATAAATacacaataaaataaatataaatcagTGTAATGTATGATTTTGCCTCCCTTTGAAATGGCAAAATTGAATATCCCCTCCCCTAAAATCAAAAAATGTTTACAATTCTCCCCCCACAAGCAACCCCTAAAGAATAACGAGTCAAAGTTCAGCACAGTTAGCTGGTGCAAACCCCAGCCTGGACCTCTTCGTGTCATACGATATATGAAAATTCTGCTGCTGGTAGTTTCCCAGTATTGACATAGCCGACCGAGAATTCTCCATCATTGCCAAACACACAATTTCCTCAGGATCAAGCCTGATGAAGTAATTCTCCGTCGGAAAATTCCATATCGCTCCATCCACGAATTCGATACCAAATGTTGGCAGCTCGGTGTCCTTGACTCCTGATACATTGTAACAGGGGTGAAGTATAGGAAAATAGTCCGCGACAATTGGATATTTTTTCACCTTCCTGACGAATGCTTCTTCAATAATCTTGTACGCGGGATTAGCAAAGTAACTCAATGTCGTGCCTGAATCAATTATCGTCCCCCCAAGCCCTTGTGATGACAATTTCCAGGTCTCTTGTGGGATATCAAGCACTTCTCCTCCGACAATGATGGATTTTATCTGAATATAGTAAAATGTTTCGACAGGGTTGTCCTTGCCAGAGACGAATGAAGTGAAATTCAATTCTTTGTGACCAAGCAGACCCTTATCTTCCCCGAAAATCAACTTGCTGCTAACATTTTGATCACTGTTTCTATCAACTAAACAATACGAAAATGAGTGACCATACGATGACTGAAGCTGCGAAGAAAAGGAAAGAGGGCCTCTTCCGAGTCCTAACAAGCCTGCAGCTCCGTGGAATAGGCCTCTATTCCAATGACCACTTCCAAACATCATATTCTCCAGCTGACGAAACTCTGATTTTCCCGTATGCGCCGTGAGGTTAATCGTGAAGGTTTCAAGCGCAAAGTCCCCCGTCGTGTTTGAGCTATCCCCGTACCAATAAAAATAAGGACATGTCTGGTTTTCCTCTGTACAAGCCTGTGGAGGATCAGGAGGAGAAACGAGCTGACACCGCGGATCATGACAGCTAATATTTTGAAACGATTGCGACTCTTTGGGATCATAATAAGGCCCATTCTGCTGAAAACAATCATAACAAGGTAGAGACTGAATCCAATTCAGATCACTTCCGGTGTCAAGGATCAAGGAATAATGTTTGGGCGGTGTACCGATAAACACATCCATGAAATACTCTCCTGAGCCGAGACTCACCCCGGACTCCACTTTCGCCATAAGCTGATCCGAAAAGGATTCAGGAGCC
This genomic window contains:
- the LOC108224980 gene encoding aspartic proteinase nepenthesin-1, translating into MLFNFLFVFTTIFSFAQLGLVDSHVNASGSIFTGIEMPQHSSFGAQVSSTSACDPSVSDQQTSTKPAVKLHLKRRGSADSKPKGKESVEESTYRDLIRIQTLDKRVTQNKNQNQNQNQNILSRLVKEGVSKHYHEIKNAISPAPESFSDQLMAKVESGVSLGSGEYFMDVFIGTPPKHYSLILDTGSDLNWIQSLPCYDCFQQNGPYYDPKESQSFQNISCHDPRCQLVSPPDPPQACTEENQTCPYFYWYGDSSNTTGDFALETFTINLTAHTGKSEFRQLENMMFGSGHWNRGLFHGAAGLLGLGRGPLSFSSQLQSSYGHSFSYCLVDRNSDQNVSSKLIFGEDKGLLGHKELNFTSFVSGKDNPVETFYYIQIKSIIVGGEVLDIPQETWKLSSQGLGGTIIDSGTTLSYFANPAYKIIEEAFVRKVKKYPIVADYFPILHPCYNVSGVKDTELPTFGIEFVDGAIWNFPTENYFIRLDPEEIVCLAMMENSRSAMSILGNYQQQNFHISYDTKRSRLGFAPANCAEL